One genomic region from Actinocatenispora thailandica encodes:
- a CDS encoding potassium channel family protein → MTMRIAIAGAGNVGRSIAQELLDKGHQVLLIERSPAAVRPERVPDAEWMLADACELSSLTDAELDSCDVVVAATGDDKANLVVSLLAKTEFAVNRVVARVNRAENEWLFNEQWGVDVSVSKPRLMAALVEEAVSVGDLVRLMTFRQGQANLVEITLPSDGPHVGKPVREVPLPRDTALVGIVRGRRVLVPSLDDPIEAGDELVFVCVPEVETEVRRVILGGAPTPPGGD, encoded by the coding sequence GTGACCATGCGGATCGCGATCGCCGGTGCCGGCAACGTCGGCCGTTCCATCGCCCAGGAGCTGCTGGACAAGGGCCACCAGGTGCTGCTCATCGAACGGTCCCCGGCCGCCGTCCGGCCGGAGCGCGTCCCGGACGCCGAGTGGATGCTCGCCGACGCGTGCGAACTCTCCAGCCTGACCGACGCCGAGCTGGACAGCTGCGACGTGGTCGTCGCCGCGACCGGCGACGACAAGGCGAACCTGGTCGTGTCGCTGCTGGCCAAGACCGAGTTCGCGGTCAACCGGGTGGTCGCCCGGGTCAACCGGGCCGAGAACGAGTGGCTGTTCAACGAGCAGTGGGGCGTGGACGTCTCGGTGTCCAAGCCGCGGCTGATGGCGGCGCTGGTCGAGGAGGCGGTCAGCGTCGGCGACCTGGTCCGGCTGATGACCTTCCGGCAGGGGCAGGCGAACCTGGTGGAGATCACGCTGCCGTCGGACGGGCCGCACGTCGGCAAGCCGGTACGGGAGGTGCCGCTGCCCCGCGACACCGCGCTGGTCGGCATCGTCCGGGGCCGCCGGGTGCTGGTGCCCAGCCTGGACGACCCGATCGAGGCTGGCGACGAGCTGGTGTTCGTCTGCGTGCCGGAGGTCGAGACCGAGGTCCGCCGGGTCATCCTGGGCGGCGCACCCACGCCGCCCGGCGGCGACTGA
- a CDS encoding DUF7455 domain-containing protein, translated as MTPTLTPPSETAVPPAAGEQCDRCGAAGKLRVAVAGGGDLVFCGHHANKYAEQLVKIASDVSVDPELDWRGTPLMSEN; from the coding sequence ATGACCCCGACCCTGACCCCGCCGTCCGAGACGGCGGTGCCGCCGGCCGCCGGCGAACAGTGCGACCGGTGTGGCGCAGCAGGCAAGCTCCGGGTGGCCGTCGCTGGCGGCGGTGACCTGGTGTTCTGCGGCCACCACGCGAACAAGTACGCCGAGCAGCTCGTCAAGATCGCCAGCGACGTCTCGGTCGACCCGGAACTCGACTGGCGCGGCACCCCACTGATGAGCGAAAACTAA
- a CDS encoding OB-fold nucleic acid binding domain-containing protein, with the protein MTTGERESSIKRFLRRIAASDAELEAESLQRESAESGCTPARSCGRGQLVTVTGRLRTVVYTPRTNLPTLEADLFDGTDVVTLVWLGRRHIAGIEPGRMLTVRGRVAVRDDRKVIYNPYYELETPR; encoded by the coding sequence ATGACGACCGGCGAACGCGAGTCGTCGATCAAACGGTTTCTGCGCCGCATCGCCGCGAGCGATGCGGAGCTGGAGGCGGAGAGCCTGCAGCGGGAGAGCGCCGAGTCGGGATGCACCCCGGCCCGCTCCTGCGGGCGGGGCCAGCTTGTCACCGTTACCGGCCGACTGCGTACTGTGGTCTACACGCCGCGCACCAATCTGCCCACGCTGGAAGCCGATCTGTTCGACGGCACCGACGTGGTCACGCTGGTGTGGCTGGGCCGCCGGCACATCGCCGGCATCGAACCGGGGCGCATGCTCACGGTTCGCGGCCGGGTCGCGGTGCGCGACGACCGGAAGGTCATCTACAACCCGTACTACGAGCTGGAGACGCCGAGGTGA
- a CDS encoding potassium channel family protein, translated as MHVVIMGCGRVGSTLAHSLEARGHSVAVIDQNADAFRRLGDEFGGVTVNGTGFDQDVLVEAGIERADAFAAVSSGDNSNIIAARVARETFGVSSVVARIYDPRRAEVYERLGIPTVATVRWTADRILRHMLPEGHVEMWREPTNTVAIIEAALDPGWVAHPVRALEEATGARVAYLMRFGIGTLPTASTVLQDGDQVFFLVTDDMQDTVTATAGAAPAESAH; from the coding sequence ATGCACGTCGTGATCATGGGATGCGGCCGGGTCGGTTCGACCCTGGCGCACAGCCTGGAGGCGCGCGGCCATTCGGTCGCGGTGATCGACCAGAACGCGGACGCGTTCCGCCGGCTCGGCGACGAGTTCGGCGGCGTGACGGTCAACGGCACCGGTTTCGATCAGGACGTGCTCGTCGAGGCCGGGATCGAGCGCGCCGACGCGTTCGCGGCGGTCTCGTCCGGCGACAACTCGAACATCATCGCCGCCCGGGTCGCCCGCGAGACGTTCGGTGTCAGCAGCGTGGTCGCCCGCATCTACGACCCGCGCCGGGCCGAGGTGTACGAGCGGCTCGGCATCCCCACCGTCGCCACGGTGCGCTGGACCGCCGATCGGATCCTGCGACACATGCTTCCCGAGGGGCACGTCGAGATGTGGCGGGAACCGACCAACACGGTGGCGATCATCGAGGCGGCACTGGATCCCGGCTGGGTCGCGCACCCGGTCCGCGCGCTGGAGGAGGCGACCGGCGCCCGGGTGGCCTACCTGATGCGCTTCGGGATCGGCACCCTGCCCACCGCGTCCACCGTGCTGCAGGACGGCGACCAGGTGTTCTTCCTGGTCACCGACGACATGCAGGACACCGTGACCGCCACCGCCGGGGCGGCACCGGCCGAGTCGGCGCACTAG
- a CDS encoding DUF3093 domain-containing protein, whose translation MTDEPTEPRYRERYAVPLWFWPAGLLLGALLAALFDGPLSRYPGWPAYVVVLGLVVAGLWWCGRIRVAVTDTELTIDDARLPRSVIATVEPLTPEDKRRLLSVDAHPLAFVIQRPWIPGAVRIVLDDPDDPTPYWIISSRHPHRLADALRRTADQRV comes from the coding sequence GTGACCGACGAACCTACCGAACCGCGGTACCGGGAACGGTACGCGGTACCGCTCTGGTTCTGGCCGGCCGGGCTGCTGCTCGGCGCGTTGCTCGCCGCGCTGTTCGACGGACCGCTGAGCCGCTACCCCGGCTGGCCCGCCTACGTGGTCGTGCTCGGCCTGGTCGTCGCCGGTCTGTGGTGGTGCGGGCGGATCCGGGTGGCGGTGACCGACACCGAACTCACCATCGACGACGCGCGGTTGCCGCGCTCGGTGATCGCCACGGTCGAGCCGCTCACCCCGGAGGACAAGCGGCGGCTGCTGTCGGTGGACGCGCACCCGCTCGCGTTCGTGATCCAGCGACCGTGGATCCCCGGCGCGGTCCGCATCGTGCTGGACGACCCGGACGACCCCACGCCGTACTGGATCATCAGCTCCCGGCACCCGCACCGGCTGGCCGACGCCCTGCGCCGCACCGCCGACCAGCGGGTCTGA
- a CDS encoding APC family permease: protein MTPPTSLIKRLLVGRPFRSDRLQHTLLPKRIALPVFASDPLSSVAYAPGEILLTLSAGGAAAYVYAPWVALVIVVVLMTVVFSYRQNVHAYPSGGGDYEVATVNHGRPFGLVVASALLVDYVLTVAVSVSSGVNNLGSAVAFVGEHRVLFALGVVVVLVAMNLRGLRESGMAFAIPTYLFVGAILFMVLFGLFRILVLGQDLHTPSSGFGLRPEHVFIGFPFVFLLVRAFSSGSAALTGVEAIANGVPAFKPPKSRNAATTLLILGCLAISMFFGITLLARLTGLKYVDDPARQLVGAPHGYVQKTVTVQLAEAAFSSFAPAVFLVTALTALILFLAANTAFNGFPMLGSILAQDRYLPRQLHTRGDRLAYSNGILFLAVFAGGLIAAFRASETRLVQLYIVGVFVSFTVSQSGMLRHWNRLLRTERDPMARRRMYRSRAINGFGAFMTGFVLILVLATKFTHGAWISIAAMAVIYLLMLGIRRHYDKVARELAPPDERAVLPARNHAVVLVSQLHLPTLRAVQYARATRPDTLTAVTVNVDDADTRRLQTEWDERDLPVPLTVIDSPYREITRPIISYVQNMRRTSPRDVVTVFIPEYVVGKWWEHLLHNQSALRIKARLLFEPGVMVTSVPWQLVSTENREDARRVRRGVARRPGGDGDDPGSADDLVLRR from the coding sequence GTGACTCCTCCGACGTCGCTGATCAAACGGCTGCTGGTCGGGCGGCCGTTCCGGTCCGACCGTCTCCAGCACACGCTGCTGCCGAAACGCATCGCGCTGCCGGTGTTCGCGTCCGACCCGCTGTCGAGCGTCGCGTACGCACCGGGCGAGATCCTGCTGACGCTGTCGGCCGGCGGGGCGGCGGCGTACGTGTACGCGCCGTGGGTGGCGCTGGTGATCGTCGTCGTGCTGATGACCGTGGTGTTCAGCTACCGGCAGAACGTGCACGCCTACCCGTCCGGCGGCGGCGACTACGAGGTGGCCACGGTCAACCACGGCCGGCCGTTCGGGCTGGTCGTGGCGAGCGCGCTGCTGGTGGACTACGTGCTGACCGTGGCGGTGTCGGTCTCCTCGGGGGTGAACAACCTCGGCTCCGCGGTCGCGTTCGTCGGCGAGCACCGGGTGCTGTTCGCGCTCGGCGTGGTGGTGGTGCTGGTCGCGATGAACCTGCGCGGGCTGCGCGAGTCCGGCATGGCGTTCGCGATCCCGACGTACCTGTTCGTCGGCGCCATCCTGTTCATGGTGCTTTTCGGGCTGTTCCGGATCCTGGTGCTCGGGCAGGACCTGCACACACCGAGCAGCGGGTTCGGGTTGCGGCCAGAGCACGTCTTCATCGGCTTCCCGTTCGTGTTCCTGCTGGTCCGAGCGTTCTCCTCGGGCTCGGCCGCGCTGACCGGGGTGGAGGCGATCGCCAACGGCGTACCGGCGTTCAAGCCGCCGAAGAGCCGGAACGCCGCGACCACCCTGCTGATCCTGGGCTGCCTGGCGATCAGCATGTTCTTCGGGATCACCCTGCTGGCCCGGCTCACCGGCCTCAAGTACGTCGACGACCCGGCCCGGCAACTCGTCGGGGCACCCCACGGGTACGTGCAGAAGACGGTGACGGTGCAACTGGCCGAGGCGGCGTTCAGCAGCTTCGCGCCGGCGGTGTTCCTGGTGACCGCGCTGACCGCGCTGATCCTGTTCCTGGCCGCCAACACCGCGTTCAACGGCTTCCCGATGCTGGGCTCGATCCTGGCGCAGGACCGCTACCTGCCGCGGCAGCTGCACACCCGCGGCGACCGCCTGGCGTACTCGAACGGGATCCTGTTCCTGGCCGTGTTCGCCGGGGGCCTGATCGCCGCCTTCCGGGCCAGCGAGACCCGCCTCGTGCAGCTGTACATCGTCGGCGTGTTCGTCTCGTTCACGGTGTCGCAGAGCGGCATGCTCCGGCACTGGAACCGGCTGCTGCGCACCGAGCGCGACCCGATGGCCCGCCGCCGGATGTACCGGTCCCGGGCCATCAACGGGTTCGGCGCGTTCATGACCGGGTTCGTGCTGATCCTGGTGCTGGCCACCAAGTTCACCCACGGTGCGTGGATCTCGATCGCCGCGATGGCGGTCATCTACCTGCTGATGCTCGGCATCCGGCGGCACTACGACAAGGTGGCCCGGGAGCTCGCGCCGCCGGACGAGCGCGCCGTGCTGCCGGCCCGCAACCATGCGGTCGTGCTGGTCAGCCAGCTGCACCTACCGACCCTGCGGGCCGTCCAGTACGCCCGGGCGACCCGACCGGACACGCTGACCGCGGTGACCGTCAACGTCGACGACGCGGACACCCGCCGGCTGCAGACCGAGTGGGACGAGCGCGACCTGCCGGTGCCGCTGACCGTGATCGACTCGCCGTACCGGGAGATCACCCGCCCGATCATCTCCTACGTGCAGAACATGCGCCGCACCTCGCCGCGCGACGTGGTCACCGTGTTCATCCCGGAGTACGTCGTCGGCAAGTGGTGGGAGCACCTGCTGCACAACCAGAGCGCGCTGCGGATCAAGGCGCGGCTGCTGTTCGAGCCGGGGGTGATGGTCACCAGCGTGCCGTGGCAGCTGGTGTCCACCGAGAACCGGGAGGACGCCCGCCGGGTCCGGCGCGGCGTGGCCCGCCGCCCCGGCGGCGACGGCGACGACCCGGGCTCCGCCGACGACCTGGTGCTGCGCCGGTGA
- the dut gene encoding dUTP diphosphatase, translating into MVGAAEPAGAGEVDVLVRRLDAELPLPAYARPGDAGADLVASCDVTLAPGARALVPTGIAIALPDGYVGLVHPRSGLATRLGVTVLNAPGTVDAGYRGEILVNLVNHDPTRTARLHRGDRIAQLVVQRVERARFRPVGQLPESVRGAGGHGSTGGFTPATGSHHQPVRIDETTLESQ; encoded by the coding sequence CTGGTCGGGGCGGCCGAGCCGGCCGGCGCCGGCGAGGTGGACGTGCTGGTGCGCAGGCTCGACGCGGAGCTGCCGCTGCCGGCGTACGCGCGGCCCGGTGACGCCGGCGCGGACCTGGTCGCATCGTGCGACGTGACCCTGGCGCCGGGTGCCCGCGCGCTGGTCCCCACCGGGATCGCGATCGCCCTCCCGGACGGGTACGTCGGGTTGGTGCACCCCCGTTCGGGGTTGGCGACCCGGCTGGGTGTGACGGTGCTCAACGCACCGGGTACGGTCGATGCCGGCTACCGCGGTGAGATTCTGGTCAACCTGGTCAATCACGACCCGACCCGGACCGCCCGGCTGCATCGTGGCGACCGGATCGCGCAACTGGTCGTGCAGCGGGTGGAGCGGGCCCGGTTTCGTCCGGTCGGGCAGTTGCCGGAGTCCGTCCGCGGCGCCGGTGGGCACGGTTCGACCGGTGGGTTCACCCCAGCGACCGGTTCGCACCACCAACCGGTCCGGATCGACGAGACGACGCTGGAGAGTCAGTGA
- a CDS encoding DUF3159 domain-containing protein, which produces MSADDRTESSAPTLADEAVPTFSEQMSTQLGGVRGIIESCVPVLVFIAVNIAVSLRPALIAAVGIAVLIGIYRLIRRQPVRHAVNGLFGIAIGGIIAWKTGQAKDFYAPGIFIAFGYALILLGSMALRRPLIGYVWGIVMAGGKHAWRDSGRLLRTFQWLTLLWAACFVLRGAVQGLLYWADQPTMLGLSRVALSWPLYVAQLAVTLWAVRRAARNQAETAPSSLPA; this is translated from the coding sequence GTGAGCGCCGACGATCGGACCGAGTCGTCGGCCCCGACCCTCGCAGACGAGGCGGTCCCGACGTTCTCCGAGCAGATGTCCACGCAGCTCGGTGGGGTGCGCGGGATCATCGAGTCGTGCGTCCCGGTGCTCGTGTTCATCGCCGTCAACATCGCGGTGTCGCTGCGCCCGGCGCTGATCGCGGCGGTCGGCATCGCGGTGCTGATCGGCATCTACCGGCTGATCCGGCGCCAGCCGGTGCGGCACGCGGTCAACGGCCTGTTCGGCATCGCCATCGGCGGCATCATCGCCTGGAAGACCGGGCAGGCGAAGGACTTCTACGCGCCCGGCATCTTCATCGCGTTCGGCTACGCGCTGATCCTGCTCGGCTCGATGGCGCTCCGCCGGCCGCTCATCGGGTACGTCTGGGGCATCGTGATGGCCGGCGGCAAGCACGCCTGGCGCGACAGCGGCCGGCTGTTGCGCACCTTCCAGTGGCTGACCCTGCTGTGGGCCGCCTGCTTCGTGTTGCGCGGCGCCGTCCAGGGCCTTCTCTACTGGGCGGACCAGCCGACGATGCTCGGCCTCAGCCGGGTCGCCCTCTCCTGGCCGCTCTACGTCGCGCAGCTCGCCGTCACGCTGTGGGCGGTGCGCCGGGCCGCCAGGAACCAGGCGGAGACAGCTCCCAGCAGCCTGCCCGCCTGA
- a CDS encoding DUF4193 domain-containing protein — protein sequence MATDYDAPRRDEVELGEDSLEELKARRQDAQSGSVDVDEAEVAESFELPGADLADEELTVKVLPMQQDEFRCSRCFLVHHRSQLAAQKNGELICVECAA from the coding sequence ATGGCCACCGACTACGACGCTCCACGGCGCGACGAGGTCGAGCTGGGGGAGGACAGCCTTGAGGAACTCAAGGCACGTCGGCAGGACGCGCAGTCGGGCAGTGTCGACGTGGACGAGGCGGAGGTTGCCGAGAGCTTCGAGCTACCCGGCGCCGACCTCGCCGACGAGGAACTGACCGTCAAGGTCCTGCCGATGCAGCAGGACGAGTTCCGCTGCTCGCGGTGCTTCCTGGTGCATCACCGCAGCCAGCTCGCCGCCCAGAAGAACGGGGAGCTGATCTGCGTCGAATGCGCGGCATGA
- a CDS encoding LytR C-terminal domain-containing protein yields MSLSRVRSLAILGALMLIAVVVVTWTLLSDKQSSQADGGRSCPPGAKPANTAMPKEQAVKLNVYNSTDRAGLAEGTSTKLKAVGFHVVSVKQDPTGTVVHGSAQVRFGRKAVGAAQLVRAYVPGATMQYDPGRESDTVDLVLGEKFQAIRGPSDVKEAEVTLGDPTPPPGTC; encoded by the coding sequence ATGAGCCTGTCGCGGGTCCGGTCGCTGGCGATTCTCGGTGCGTTGATGCTCATCGCCGTGGTCGTGGTCACCTGGACCCTGCTCTCGGACAAGCAGAGCAGCCAGGCGGACGGCGGGCGTAGCTGCCCGCCCGGCGCGAAGCCGGCGAACACTGCGATGCCCAAGGAACAGGCGGTCAAACTCAACGTCTACAACTCCACCGACCGCGCCGGGCTGGCCGAGGGCACCTCGACCAAGCTGAAGGCGGTCGGATTCCACGTCGTCTCGGTCAAGCAGGACCCCACCGGTACCGTCGTGCACGGTTCCGCGCAGGTCCGGTTCGGCCGCAAGGCGGTCGGTGCCGCCCAGCTGGTCCGGGCGTACGTGCCGGGCGCCACCATGCAGTACGACCCCGGCCGGGAGAGCGACACCGTCGACCTGGTGCTCGGCGAGAAGTTCCAGGCGATTCGCGGTCCGAGCGACGTGAAGGAGGCCGAGGTCACCCTCGGCGATCCGACCCCGCCGCCCGGCACCTGCTGA
- a CDS encoding inositol monophosphatase family protein encodes MSADLQQLLELAIDLTGQAGTLVRDTRERAITEVDTKSSSTDVVTAADKAAERLVVDGLLAARPGDAILGEESGDHPGADVDAGTVRWILDPIDGTVNYLYGIPQYAVSLAAEVNGEVVAGVVRNPVSGEVYTAIRGAGAYRDGIRLTGPRRTELAQALVATGFAYDRQRRARQAQVVAGLLPLARDIRRFGAAALDLCAVAEGRVDAYYERGIQPWDHAAGGLIAAEAGVRVAGLHGAPAGRELVLAAAPELFGTLHDTLIELGIEQV; translated from the coding sequence GTGTCGGCGGATCTGCAACAACTGCTCGAATTGGCGATCGACCTGACCGGCCAGGCCGGCACCCTGGTCCGGGACACCCGGGAGCGGGCGATCACCGAGGTCGACACCAAGAGCAGCTCCACCGACGTGGTCACCGCCGCGGACAAGGCCGCCGAGCGGCTGGTCGTCGACGGGTTGCTGGCCGCCCGGCCCGGCGACGCGATCCTGGGCGAGGAGAGCGGCGACCACCCCGGCGCCGACGTCGACGCCGGCACGGTGCGCTGGATCCTCGACCCGATCGACGGCACCGTCAACTACCTGTACGGCATCCCGCAGTACGCGGTCTCGCTGGCCGCCGAGGTCAACGGCGAGGTGGTCGCCGGGGTGGTGCGCAACCCGGTCTCCGGCGAGGTGTACACCGCGATCCGCGGCGCCGGAGCCTACCGGGACGGCATCCGGCTCACCGGCCCGCGCCGCACCGAGCTGGCGCAGGCGCTGGTCGCCACCGGCTTCGCCTACGACCGGCAGCGCCGCGCCCGGCAGGCGCAGGTGGTCGCCGGGCTGCTGCCGCTGGCCCGCGACATCCGCCGGTTCGGTGCCGCCGCGTTGGACCTGTGCGCGGTGGCCGAGGGTCGGGTCGACGCGTACTACGAGCGCGGCATCCAGCCGTGGGACCACGCCGCCGGCGGGCTGATCGCCGCCGAGGCGGGGGTACGGGTCGCCGGGCTGCACGGTGCGCCCGCCGGCCGCGAACTGGTCCTGGCGGCCGCGCCGGAGCTGTTCGGCACCCTGCACGACACGCTGATCGAACTCGGCATCGAGCAGGTCTGA
- a CDS encoding DEAD/DEAH box helicase, translating to MPPERPSTEAGPALREWQRKALVAYLRRPREDFLAVATPGAGKTTFALRIAAELLADGTVEAVTVVTPTEHLKTQWAQSAARVGIQLDAAFRNSDVHTASDFHGAAVTYAQVGVAPAVHRRRTMTRRTLVILDEIHHAGDARSWGDGVRSAFEPAVRRLSLTGTPFRSDDNPIPFVSYEPGPDGLLRSAADSVYGYSDALADGVVRPVMFLAYSGEARWRTNAGDELAVRLGEPLTKDLTAQAWRTALDPRGEWMPQVLRAADNRLRVLRAGGMADAAGLVIATDQNAARSYAKLLHTITGEPAVVVLSDDDGASGRIAQFADSDARWMVAVRMVSEGVDIPRLAVGVYATSASTPLFFAQAIGRFVRARRPGETANVFLPSVTPLLELASAMEAERDHILGAPKKEGWDDDALAEAQRTEEASGELERGVEHLSATAELDQVIYDGTSFGTPIAAGTPEEEEFLGLPGLLTPDQVQTLLSKRQAEQLARQRGQKAPSAPPSGPSAPMSTAERRVHLRRQLNALVAAEHNRSGRPHGQVHAELRRQCGGPPSAQATVEQLEERIAAIRSW from the coding sequence GTGCCGCCGGAAAGACCGTCCACCGAGGCCGGACCGGCGCTCCGGGAGTGGCAGCGCAAGGCGCTCGTGGCCTACCTGCGGCGCCCGCGGGAGGACTTCCTCGCGGTCGCGACCCCCGGTGCCGGAAAGACCACGTTCGCGCTGCGTATCGCCGCGGAACTGCTCGCCGACGGCACCGTCGAGGCGGTCACCGTGGTCACTCCGACCGAGCACCTGAAGACCCAGTGGGCGCAGTCCGCGGCCCGGGTCGGCATCCAGCTCGACGCCGCCTTCCGCAACTCCGACGTGCACACCGCGAGCGACTTCCACGGGGCCGCCGTGACCTACGCCCAGGTCGGCGTCGCGCCGGCGGTGCACCGGCGGCGCACCATGACCCGCCGCACGCTGGTGATCCTGGACGAGATCCACCACGCCGGCGACGCCCGCAGCTGGGGCGACGGGGTACGCAGCGCGTTCGAGCCGGCGGTGCGCCGGCTGTCGCTGACCGGAACGCCGTTTCGCTCCGACGACAACCCGATCCCGTTCGTGTCCTACGAGCCGGGCCCGGACGGGTTGCTGCGCTCGGCGGCCGACAGCGTGTACGGCTACTCCGACGCGCTCGCCGACGGTGTGGTGCGGCCGGTGATGTTCCTCGCGTACTCGGGGGAGGCCCGCTGGCGCACCAACGCCGGCGACGAGCTGGCGGTGCGGCTCGGCGAGCCGCTGACCAAGGACCTGACCGCGCAGGCCTGGCGCACCGCGCTGGACCCGCGGGGCGAGTGGATGCCGCAGGTGCTGCGGGCCGCCGACAACAGGCTGCGGGTGCTGCGCGCCGGTGGCATGGCCGACGCGGCCGGCCTGGTGATCGCCACCGACCAGAACGCCGCCCGGTCGTACGCGAAGCTGCTGCACACGATCACCGGGGAACCGGCGGTCGTGGTGCTCTCCGACGACGACGGCGCGAGCGGCCGGATCGCCCAGTTCGCCGACTCGGACGCCCGCTGGATGGTCGCGGTACGGATGGTGTCGGAGGGCGTGGACATCCCGCGGCTGGCCGTCGGGGTGTACGCGACGAGCGCGTCCACGCCGCTGTTCTTCGCCCAGGCGATCGGCCGGTTCGTCCGGGCCCGGCGGCCCGGCGAGACGGCGAACGTGTTCCTGCCCTCGGTGACGCCGCTGTTGGAGCTGGCCAGCGCGATGGAGGCCGAGCGCGACCACATCCTCGGCGCACCGAAGAAGGAGGGCTGGGACGACGACGCGCTGGCGGAGGCGCAGCGCACCGAGGAGGCGTCCGGCGAGCTGGAGCGCGGTGTCGAGCACCTGTCCGCCACCGCCGAGCTGGACCAGGTCATCTACGACGGGACCTCGTTCGGCACCCCGATCGCCGCGGGGACCCCCGAGGAGGAGGAGTTTCTCGGGCTGCCCGGGCTGCTCACCCCCGACCAGGTGCAGACGCTGCTGTCCAAGCGGCAGGCCGAGCAGCTGGCCCGGCAGCGCGGCCAGAAGGCCCCGTCGGCGCCACCGTCCGGGCCGTCCGCGCCGATGAGTACCGCGGAGCGCCGGGTGCACCTGCGCCGCCAGCTCAACGCCCTGGTCGCGGCCGAGCACAACCGTTCCGGGCGACCGCACGGTCAGGTGCACGCCGAGTTGCGCCGCCAGTGCGGCGGCCCGCCCAGCGCCCAGGCCACCGTCGAGCAGTTGGAGGAGCGCATCGCGGCGATCCGGTCCTGGTAG
- a CDS encoding DUF3710 domain-containing protein: MSLFRRRKANDPADEPEPTDETRDDEATGDAAAADPDEATTGDDAPAEPADEVGDDAENDDATEDEDTADADRGPYDIDDAPDDGLERLDLGSLKIPALPGVEVQIQANEEGEIAAVALIAGPSAVQVGAFAAPRSEGIWDEVRAELRDGVESEGGTVTEKRGTYGPELIGRISTPEGPQQVRFVGIDRPRWFLRAVFHGEAAANPAAAPELIDCLGKIVVERGGEAMPVRDPLPLRLPPEAVEQQQAAAEQETDDGPDGAGR; the protein is encoded by the coding sequence GTGAGCCTGTTCAGACGGCGCAAGGCCAACGACCCGGCCGACGAGCCGGAGCCGACCGACGAGACCCGCGACGACGAGGCCACCGGCGACGCCGCGGCGGCCGATCCGGACGAGGCCACGACCGGTGACGACGCCCCGGCCGAGCCCGCCGACGAGGTTGGTGACGACGCCGAGAACGACGACGCCACCGAGGACGAGGACACCGCCGACGCGGACCGCGGGCCGTACGACATCGACGACGCTCCGGACGACGGGCTGGAGCGGCTCGACCTGGGCAGCCTGAAGATCCCGGCACTACCCGGCGTCGAGGTGCAGATCCAGGCGAACGAGGAGGGCGAGATCGCCGCCGTCGCGCTGATCGCCGGACCGAGCGCGGTGCAGGTCGGCGCCTTCGCCGCGCCACGCAGCGAGGGTATCTGGGACGAGGTGCGCGCCGAGCTGCGCGACGGCGTCGAGTCCGAGGGCGGCACGGTCACCGAGAAGCGCGGCACCTACGGGCCGGAGCTGATCGGCCGGATCAGCACCCCCGAGGGTCCGCAGCAGGTCAGGTTCGTCGGCATCGACCGGCCCCGCTGGTTCCTGCGGGCGGTCTTCCACGGCGAGGCGGCGGCGAACCCGGCCGCGGCGCCGGAGCTGATCGACTGCCTGGGCAAGATCGTGGTGGAGCGCGGCGGCGAGGCGATGCCGGTCCGCGACCCGCTGCCGCTGCGGCTGCCGCCGGAGGCGGTCGAGCAACAGCAGGCCGCCGCCGAGCAGGAAACCGACGACGGCCCCGACGGGGCGGGGCGGTAG